The sequence CGTCGGAAGCGTACGGGCACAAGCCCCGCGTGGGGCGATCTCGGCTCATGGCTCTACCCCTTCGGGGTGGAGCCCACCACCCGCAGGTGTGCGGCGAAGAAGGCCGGGCCCGTCCCGTGACGACCGGACTCCACCCGCATGTCCACCGAGATCTCGACGCCGTCCGAGCGGACCATCGGCACCCTGACCTCCTGGCCGAGCAGCGCGTCACGACCGTTGGTGGCGTGCAGCGTGGTGCCGGCGATGTGGGCCTGGTGGTAGCGCTCGGGAATCAGGACGAGGACCCGGCGGCCGACGAGGTCGGTGGGCTCGCCATATCCCATCAGCTCGAGGGCCGGGCCGCTGACAGCGACGATGATGCCGGAGTCGTCGGTCGCCACGACGGCAAGCGGTGAGTCGCGCAGCTCGCGCTGGAGCCCCTGCCAACCGGCAGGCACCTTGCCGGGGACGTGCAGGTCGGTGCCGGCGACCCACGAGACCGGCTCGAGTCGGCGCGCCTGCCTGGCGACTTCCCCGCACAGCCATCCGCGCATCTCGACGATCTCTGGCTGGGTCGGCGCACCCAGCAGTCGTCCTTCGCGAGCGGCGGCGACGGCGCGGCTCAAGAGATCGTCGAGGACCTCGAAGTGCCCGACGGAGGAGGCCGGGATCTGCAGGCACACCTCCGGGGCCGTGACGTCGGGCTCGATCAGGCTGGCCATCAGGACGTCGGGCGCGGTCGGGAGGTATGGCACCGGGAGCTGCTCGTGCAGCAGGCTGAGGGCGGCGCTGGCAGCTGCGTGCTGGGCGAGAGCGCTGGCGTCGTCCTCGAGGGCGTAGAGGAGGAACTCGCGCAGGAGCGACGACGCGTGCTCCTGCCAGGCCCACTGCATCAGCAGCGGCACCGCGAGGAGCCTGACGGGGACGACGACCTCGTCATCGGTCGGCGAGGGCAGGGTCGGGTCGGCCCGGTCGGGGAGGTGGCCGATCTCGAACCACACCACCTTGCCCGCCAGGGTCGGCGTCGAGCCCCAGCGGTCGCAGTAGTCCTCGACGATCAGCAGCCCACGTCCGGTGCCTGCCGTGTCCGCCCACCTGCGACGCACCGGCAGGTGCGAGCTGCCGTCGTGCACCTCGACGCGGAGGGCCGTCGGCTCTGCGACGATCCGCAGGCTCACCGGTGTCCCGGCGTGGACGAGCGCGTTGGTGACCAGCTCGGACACGACGAGCTCTGCGGCATCGAGCAGCTGCATGCCGCCCGCCTCCTGCAACGCCTCACGCACCGCACGACGAGCGCGACCCACGGCGACAGGAGCGGGAGGCAGGGAACACTCGGCGCTCGCGATTCCGGTCACGCTCACCTGCCGTCCGTCTGGCTTCCGCTGGCCTGCGGAACGCGATGGCCGTCACGCTATCTCGATCACCGCCCGGAGCGAAGCACCCTCAGGTCCACACATCTGCCACGCGGCGGGCCCGACGCCCGACCGGATCTAGGAACCCACCCGGTCCCAACCGCGTCGCGCACGGGCACTGCCGAGCGCCTGGTCGTCTCGTGAGCGATAGACGATGTAGGGCCGGGTGAGATAGCCGACGGGCGCCGAGAAGACGTGGACCAGCCGGGTGAACGGCCAGAGCGCGAAGAGTCCGAAGGCGACCAGCGCGTGCAGCTGGAAGCCGATCGGCGACTCCGCCATCATCTCGGGCTGGGGCTGGAAGGCGAGGAAGGATCGATACCAGACCGAGACGCCCTCGCGGTAGTTGTAGTGCTCGAGCCCGGTCGCGCCGAGCACCGTGTTCCACATGCCCAGCACGATCGCCAGGCCCAGGAAGACATACATCACCTTGTCCATCGGGGTGGTCGCGGAGAACACCGGGCCGACGGTGCGTCGCCGATAGATCAGGATCACCATGCCCACCAGAGCCATCAGCCCAGCGATCAGGCCGCCGACCATCGCGACGAGGTGATACATCTCGTCGGTGATGCCCACCGCCTCGGTCCACGACTCCGGCACGAGGAGGCCGATGACGTGGCCACCCACCACTCCCAGCATGCCGAAGTGGAAGAGCGGGGAGCCCAGGCGCAGCATCCGGTCCTCGTAGAGCTGCGAGGAGCGCGTCGTCCAGCCGAACTTGTCGTAGCGGTAGCGCCACACGTGTCCGACGACGAAGGTCGCCAGGCACAGATAGGGGACGATGACCCACAGAA comes from Nocardioides piscis and encodes:
- a CDS encoding PAS domain S-box protein, producing MSVTGIASAECSLPPAPVAVGRARRAVREALQEAGGMQLLDAAELVVSELVTNALVHAGTPVSLRIVAEPTALRVEVHDGSSHLPVRRRWADTAGTGRGLLIVEDYCDRWGSTPTLAGKVVWFEIGHLPDRADPTLPSPTDDEVVVPVRLLAVPLLMQWAWQEHASSLLREFLLYALEDDASALAQHAAASAALSLLHEQLPVPYLPTAPDVLMASLIEPDVTAPEVCLQIPASSVGHFEVLDDLLSRAVAAAREGRLLGAPTQPEIVEMRGWLCGEVARQARRLEPVSWVAGTDLHVPGKVPAGWQGLQRELRDSPLAVVATDDSGIIVAVSGPALELMGYGEPTDLVGRRVLVLIPERYHQAHIAGTTLHATNGRDALLGQEVRVPMVRSDGVEISVDMRVESGRHGTGPAFFAAHLRVVGSTPKG
- the narI gene encoding respiratory nitrate reductase subunit gamma, coding for MNVFLWVIVPYLCLATFVVGHVWRYRYDKFGWTTRSSQLYEDRMLRLGSPLFHFGMLGVVGGHVIGLLVPESWTEAVGITDEMYHLVAMVGGLIAGLMALVGMVILIYRRRTVGPVFSATTPMDKVMYVFLGLAIVLGMWNTVLGATGLEHYNYREGVSVWYRSFLAFQPQPEMMAESPIGFQLHALVAFGLFALWPFTRLVHVFSAPVGYLTRPYIVYRSRDDQALGSARARRGWDRVGS